Proteins encoded in a region of the Cheilinus undulatus linkage group 8, ASM1832078v1, whole genome shotgun sequence genome:
- the LOC121513324 gene encoding prostaglandin reductase-3-like, producing MSTLLLVRNCTRAISAIGWGRRGTEALSGVHRAARRTIIDLSYSAHFMDFKGSSIPSSMKKLVVNKLSPNFREAVSMQTVAVPTPGDAELLVRNRFVGINASDINYSSGRYDPSVKPPFDAGFEGIGEVVGLGLSASSRFTIGDTVAYFSNGAFAEYTIIKAKESIPVPAVKPEFLTLLVSGATAYIALKRLGDLTEGETVLVTAAAGGTGQFAVQFAKQAGCHVIGTCSSNEKAGFLKSIGCDRPINYTSEDLAKTLRKEYPKGIDVVYESVGGSVLDLAVKSLANKGRLIVIGFISGYQSASGFPPFKGDTLPVRLLQKSASMRGFFLPHFFSDYREALGSMMQMFAKGRLKCEVDCGDLSEEGRFVGLESVFRAVDFMYAGKNLGKVVVEVAPATVSNSKL from the exons ATGTCGACCCTGCTATTGGTGAGAAACTGCACGAGAGCGATATCAGCGATCGGCTGGGGGCGCAGAGGCACCGAAGCACTTTCAGGAGTTCATCGGGCTGCGCGGCGCACAATCATAGATCTGTCCTACTCAGCGCACTTCATGGATTTTAAAGGATCCTCCATACCGAGCAGCATGAAAAAGCTGGTCGTAAACAAGCTAAGTCCCAATTTCAGGGAGGCTGTTTCTATGCAAACCGTTGCGGTGCCTACACCCGGAGACGCGGAGCTGCTCGTCAGGAATCG TTTTGTGGGGATCAACGCCTCTGATATTAACTACTCATCAGGCCGGTACGACCCCTCAGTGAAGCCCCCCTTTGATGCTGGTTTCGAAGGCATCGGTGAGGTCGTCGGCCTCGGCCTTAGCGCCAGTTCCCGCTTCACCATTGGAGACACAGTGGCCTATTTCAGCAATGGTGCATTCGCCGAATACACCATCATAAAAGCCAAAGAAAGCATTCCTGTCCCTGCTGTGAAACCAGAGTTCCTCACCCTGCTGGTCAGTGGCGCCACGGCCTACATCGCCCTGAAACGTCTGGGCGACCTCACAGAAGGTGAGACTGTCCTGGTCACGGCAGCTGCAGGAGGAACGGGGCAGTTTGCAGTGCAGTTCGCCAAACAGGCCGGCTGCCACGTCATCGGGACGTGTTCGTCTAACGAGAAAGCTGGCTTCCTTAAATCCATCGGATGCGACCGGCCGATCAACTACACCTCAGAAGACTTGGCGAAGACGCTGAGAAAAGAGTACCCGAAAGGCATCGACGTGGTGTATGAGTCTGTGGGCGGCAGTGTCTTAGACCTTGCTGTGAAAAGTTTGGCCAACAAGGGTCGACTGATTGTGATCGGCTTCATTTCCGGGTACCAGAGTGCTTCAGGGTTCCCACCCTTCAAAGGGGACACCCTCCCCGTCAGGCTGCTGCAGAAGTCAGCCAGCATGCGAGGTTTCTTCCTGCCGCACTTCTTCAGTGACTACAGAGAGGCTCTGGGGAGCATGATGCAGATGTTTGCTAAGGGGAGGCTGAAGTGTGAGGTGGATTGTGGGGATTTGTCAGAGGAGGGGAGGTTTGTAGGCTTGGAATCAGTCTTCAGGGCTGTGGACTTCATGTATGCAGGGAAAAACCTAGGCAAGGTGGTGGTGGAAGTGGCTCCAGCCACTGTTAGCAACAGTAAGCTGTGA